One window of Desulfarculus baarsii DSM 2075 genomic DNA carries:
- a CDS encoding hybrid sensor histidine kinase/response regulator, with product MRRTHPLILALVTLLGLCCFCAPPALAATPPQPKRVLLIDSYHEGFDWSEELIAGLSETLAQRRDVEFQATFMDTRRHASDDYPRALAELYKIRYANERFDCVVASGQPAFDFIMAHGRELFPGARVLFCGASDLSGLPDGPPNFAAGVTRGQQILPTVQALLRLRPQAKEIYFLTGGCRQGRILLEAARRELRGFRGAKLVLLDHDAMSRQEMLERLRGLSRDSLVIYGQWRREDGDRATADFFDQVLDASPAPVFGLFGMGRAPGLVGGMFEDGRALGRQVGGLALTLLAGKAPAGAPLIASTANRFSFDHRQLARWGIDPDDLPPGSRLVNAPESFISRYRSLILGVAGFMVMQTMLIVLLVAAYAKRRKTERALAKSEQDLAITLNSIGEAVIAADVNGVVTRLNPVAQRLTGVPAHKAVGAKLDDVCKLQDGQSGERLTDAARQIIAGGLDIFGEHLILRSADGSRRPVAVSGSGLRDGDKKIVGVVMVLRDVSREREAALALRRSEARYRSLYDSMHEGVALHQLVSDPGGRPYDFVVLDVNPAFERIMNLRRGQVVGMWGSQAMGRHAKTYFERFAQVARSGQPVSFDVDFKELGRSFNVSVFSPGEDLFATILQDITEAKNARDALARSEEKFQKAFYSHPDSIVISNPHDGVMLEVNNSMLSMLGYQPEEILGVSALRIDLWADPADRARFLATIRAEGRCLAMESALRCKGGRIIPVELSGAMLYLGGQERLLTIARDVSERAAAAEALLKSEERFQAAFMASPNSIAITRINDGVVIDVNHAFCRLLGYDRADILADRRLLLAAWQNHADRLTLLAAVKEQDEIAEFETAMRAKSGEIKNIIISARCIDIDGQSCAISVLRDVTQMKLAQQERQRLEEQLRQSQKMEALGTLAGGIAHEFNNLLAAIMGYSELAMARMTTGHACEDEVTQVLAAAERAKGLVRQILTFSRESDYELRPLRALPVVLEALALLRASLPITVDLRQNLASEAVIMADSTALHQVVMNLCTNAAHALPKDGGFIEVSLADEPDPAGGPGWLRLSVADDGAGVDPLIRGRIFEPFFTTKAPGEGTGLGLSVVHGIVSRLGGQINVTDRPGGGSVFGVRLPAVDAESLQDDSAQPANLRGPERIMLVDDEPGLAQTMGELLGCLGYRVAVFQDSRQALYAFQNDPSAFDLLITDQTMPGLTGEALIRRMLALRPDLPVILCTGYSESLKPDDAARLGVRLFLYKPFSHRELAAAVRQVLDHPAVGQGDQACILPSAHAGP from the coding sequence TTGCGCCGCACCCATCCACTGATTCTGGCCCTGGTCACGCTGCTGGGCTTGTGCTGCTTTTGCGCGCCGCCGGCCTTGGCCGCCACGCCGCCCCAGCCCAAGCGCGTGCTGCTGATCGATTCCTACCACGAAGGCTTCGATTGGAGCGAAGAGCTCATCGCCGGGCTCTCCGAGACGCTGGCCCAGCGCCGGGACGTCGAATTCCAGGCCACCTTCATGGACACGCGCCGCCATGCGTCGGACGACTACCCGCGCGCCCTGGCCGAGCTATATAAAATCAGATACGCCAACGAGCGCTTTGACTGCGTGGTGGCCTCGGGCCAGCCGGCTTTTGATTTCATCATGGCCCACGGCCGAGAGCTTTTTCCCGGCGCGCGGGTGCTGTTCTGCGGGGCCAGCGACCTGAGCGGCTTGCCCGACGGGCCGCCGAATTTCGCCGCCGGCGTCACGCGCGGTCAGCAGATCCTGCCCACGGTCCAGGCCCTGTTGCGCTTGCGGCCCCAGGCCAAGGAAATCTATTTCCTTACGGGTGGTTGTCGCCAAGGCCGCATCCTGCTGGAGGCCGCCCGGCGGGAGTTGCGAGGCTTTCGCGGGGCCAAGCTGGTCTTGCTCGATCACGACGCGATGTCCCGCCAAGAGATGCTCGAGCGTCTGCGCGGCCTTTCCCGCGACAGCCTGGTGATCTACGGCCAGTGGCGGCGCGAGGACGGCGACCGCGCGACCGCCGATTTTTTCGATCAGGTGCTGGACGCCTCGCCGGCGCCGGTTTTCGGCCTGTTCGGCATGGGCCGCGCGCCGGGCCTGGTGGGCGGGATGTTCGAAGACGGCCGGGCCCTGGGCCGCCAGGTGGGCGGCTTGGCCCTGACGTTGCTGGCCGGCAAGGCCCCGGCCGGCGCGCCACTGATCGCCAGCACGGCCAACCGCTTTAGCTTCGACCACCGCCAGTTGGCGCGCTGGGGCATCGACCCCGACGACCTGCCGCCGGGCAGCCGGCTGGTCAACGCGCCCGAGAGCTTCATCTCCCGCTACCGCTCGTTGATTTTGGGCGTGGCCGGCTTCATGGTCATGCAGACCATGCTCATCGTGCTGTTGGTGGCGGCCTACGCCAAGCGGCGCAAGACCGAGCGCGCCCTGGCCAAGAGCGAACAAGACCTGGCCATCACCCTCAACTCCATCGGCGAGGCGGTCATCGCCGCCGACGTCAACGGCGTGGTCACCCGCCTCAACCCGGTGGCCCAGCGCCTGACCGGAGTGCCCGCCCACAAGGCCGTGGGGGCCAAGCTAGACGATGTCTGCAAGCTGCAAGACGGCCAGAGCGGCGAGCGCCTCACCGACGCCGCCCGCCAGATCATCGCCGGCGGGCTGGATATTTTTGGCGAGCACCTGATTTTGCGCTCGGCCGACGGCTCGCGGCGGCCGGTGGCCGTCAGCGGCTCGGGCCTGCGCGACGGCGACAAGAAAATCGTCGGCGTGGTCATGGTGCTGCGCGACGTCAGCCGCGAGCGCGAGGCGGCCCTGGCCCTGCGCCGCAGCGAGGCCCGCTATCGCTCGCTCTACGACTCCATGCACGAAGGCGTGGCCTTGCACCAGCTCGTCTCCGACCCCGGCGGCCGGCCCTACGATTTCGTCGTGCTCGACGTAAACCCCGCCTTCGAGCGGATCATGAACCTGCGACGCGGCCAGGTGGTGGGCATGTGGGGCTCCCAGGCCATGGGCCGCCACGCCAAGACCTACTTCGAACGCTTCGCCCAAGTGGCCCGCAGCGGCCAGCCCGTCTCCTTCGACGTGGATTTCAAAGAGCTGGGCCGCTCGTTCAACGTCTCGGTGTTTTCGCCCGGCGAAGACCTCTTCGCCACCATCCTGCAAGACATCACCGAGGCCAAAAACGCCCGCGACGCCCTGGCCCGCAGCGAGGAAAAATTCCAGAAGGCTTTTTATTCCCACCCCGACAGCATCGTCATCTCCAACCCCCACGACGGCGTCATGCTGGAGGTCAACAACAGCATGCTCTCCATGCTGGGTTATCAGCCCGAGGAGATCCTGGGCGTCTCGGCGCTGCGCATCGACCTGTGGGCCGACCCGGCCGACCGCGCGCGCTTTCTGGCCACCATCCGCGCCGAAGGCCGCTGCCTGGCCATGGAGTCCGCCCTGCGTTGCAAGGGCGGGCGCATCATCCCCGTGGAGCTTTCCGGGGCCATGCTCTATCTGGGCGGTCAGGAGCGCCTGCTGACCATCGCCAGGGACGTCAGCGAGCGGGCCGCCGCCGCCGAGGCCCTGCTCAAGAGCGAGGAGCGCTTCCAGGCCGCCTTCATGGCCAGCCCCAACAGCATCGCCATCACCCGCATCAACGACGGCGTGGTCATCGACGTCAACCACGCCTTCTGCCGCCTGCTGGGTTACGACCGCGCCGACATCCTGGCCGATCGCCGTCTGCTGCTGGCCGCCTGGCAAAACCACGCCGACCGCCTGACCCTGCTGGCCGCCGTCAAGGAGCAAGACGAGATCGCCGAGTTTGAGACGGCCATGCGCGCCAAGTCCGGCGAGATAAAAAACATCATCATATCCGCGCGCTGCATCGATATCGACGGCCAGAGCTGCGCCATCAGCGTTTTGCGCGACGTCACCCAGATGAAGCTGGCCCAACAGGAGCGCCAGCGCCTGGAAGAACAACTGCGCCAATCGCAGAAAATGGAGGCCCTGGGCACCCTGGCCGGCGGCATCGCCCACGAGTTCAACAACCTGCTGGCTGCGATCATGGGTTACTCCGAGCTGGCCATGGCCCGCATGACCACCGGCCACGCCTGCGAGGATGAAGTGACCCAGGTGCTGGCCGCCGCCGAGCGGGCCAAGGGCCTGGTGCGCCAGATCCTGACCTTCAGCCGCGAAAGCGACTATGAGCTCAGGCCCCTGCGCGCCCTGCCCGTGGTGCTCGAGGCCCTGGCCCTGCTGCGGGCATCCCTGCCCATCACCGTGGATCTGCGGCAAAACCTGGCCAGCGAGGCGGTGATCATGGCCGACTCCACGGCCCTGCACCAGGTGGTGATGAACCTGTGCACCAACGCCGCCCACGCCCTGCCCAAGGACGGCGGCTTCATCGAGGTGAGCCTGGCCGACGAGCCCGATCCGGCCGGCGGGCCGGGCTGGCTGCGCCTGAGCGTGGCCGACGACGGCGCCGGCGTCGATCCGCTCATCCGCGGCCGCATCTTCGAGCCCTTTTTCACCACCAAGGCCCCCGGCGAGGGCACCGGCCTGGGCCTGTCGGTGGTCCACGGCATCGTCAGCCGGCTGGGCGGCCAGATCAACGTGACCGACCGGCCCGGCGGCGGCAGCGTCTTTGGCGTGCGTCTGCCCGCCGTCGACGCCGAGTCCCTGCAAGACGATTCGGCCCAGCCGGCCAATCTGCGCGGCCCCGAGCGAATCATGCTCGTCGACGACGAACCGGGCCTGGCCCAGACCATGGGCGAACTGCTGGGTTGCCTGGGCTATCGCGTGGCCGTTTTCCAAGACAGCCGCCAGGCCCTTTACGCTTTTCAGAACGACCCGAGCGCCTTCGACCTGCTCATCACCGACCAGACCATGCCCGGCCTCACCGGCGAGGCCCTCATCCGCCGCATGCTGGCCCTGCGCCCCGACCTGCCCGTGATCCTCTGCACCGGCTACTCCGAGTCGCTCAAGCCCGACGACGCCGCCAGGCTGGGCGTGCGCCTGTTCCTCTACAAACCTTTCAGCCACCGCGAACTGGCCGCCGCCGTGCGCCAGGTGCTCGACCACCCCGCCGTCGGCCAGGGCGACCAGGCCTGCATCTTGCCGAGCGCTCACGCCGGCCCTTGA